The following coding sequences are from one Geodermatophilus normandii window:
- a CDS encoding PIG-L family deacetylase, with translation MLGIFAHPDDETICAGGTFAKYAGAGADVRVVSLTRGGAGQIRDAAVATRATLGAVRERELAAAGRELGLTRTRCLDHPDGGLCDLDARALVDLASDLLGEFDPDVVVTFGPDGFSGHPDHVAVGGAVTAACRELRRATPVRLFHCHLPRSGMLLRDRLATWVVELTTRFQGTRDFVRALSVFSRETTALGYAADFVTVEWFPAGSYLVEQGETATEMHFLLSGAVEIRREGGDGRVRVVDRSGPGEFIGEEGIATGRPRNAHVVAVDDVTSLAFRASDPASLGGPAEQERPRTRSLPSGDRVDARVSTCIDVSDFVGHKIRATAAHRSQYPIDPEMFPDSILREMFGVEYFIRVLPEPELATSLLDD, from the coding sequence GTGCTGGGGATCTTCGCCCACCCCGACGACGAGACCATCTGCGCCGGCGGCACGTTCGCCAAGTACGCGGGCGCCGGCGCCGACGTCCGGGTCGTCTCGCTGACCCGGGGCGGAGCCGGCCAGATCAGGGACGCCGCCGTGGCCACCCGCGCCACCCTCGGAGCGGTCCGCGAGAGGGAGCTCGCCGCGGCCGGCAGGGAGCTCGGGCTGACCCGGACGAGGTGTCTGGACCACCCGGACGGCGGCCTCTGCGACCTCGACGCCCGGGCCCTGGTGGACCTCGCGTCGGACCTGCTCGGGGAGTTCGACCCCGACGTGGTGGTCACGTTCGGTCCCGACGGGTTCTCCGGTCACCCGGACCACGTCGCCGTCGGCGGAGCCGTCACCGCGGCCTGCCGGGAGCTGCGGCGGGCGACGCCGGTCCGGCTCTTCCACTGCCACCTGCCGCGCAGCGGCATGCTGCTGCGCGACCGCCTGGCCACCTGGGTCGTCGAGCTGACGACCCGCTTCCAGGGCACGAGGGACTTCGTCCGCGCGCTCTCGGTCTTCTCGCGCGAGACGACGGCGCTCGGGTACGCGGCCGACTTCGTCACCGTGGAGTGGTTCCCCGCCGGCTCCTACCTCGTCGAGCAGGGCGAGACGGCGACGGAGATGCACTTCCTCCTGTCCGGTGCCGTCGAGATCCGGCGGGAGGGCGGGGACGGTCGCGTCCGGGTGGTCGACCGGTCGGGCCCCGGGGAGTTCATCGGCGAGGAGGGCATCGCCACCGGCCGGCCCCGCAACGCGCACGTGGTCGCCGTCGACGACGTCACGAGCCTGGCGTTCCGGGCCTCGGACCCCGCCTCCCTCGGCGGACCGGCGGAGCAGGAGCGCCCCCGGACCAGGTCGCTCCCCTCCGGGGACCGGGTCGACGCGCGGGTGAGCACGTGCATCGACGTCTCGGACTTCGTCGGCCACAAGATCCGCGCCACCGCCGCGCACCGCTCGCAGTACCCGATCGACCCGGAGATGTTCCCCGACTCGATCCTCCGGGAGATGTTCGGCGTCGAGTACTTCATCCGGGTCCTGCCGGAGCCGGAGCTCGCGACCTCCCTCCTCGACGACTAG